A part of Paenibacillus donghaensis genomic DNA contains:
- a CDS encoding reverse transcriptase domain-containing protein, which yields MTERGHRLVRYADDFVICCKTQKGAERVRRIVVKLLEKEQGLKVHPEKDTNRE from the coding sequence ATGACCGAAAGAGGGCACCGCCTCGTGCGTTACGCGGACGACTTTGTCATTTGTTGCAAAACCCAAAAAGGGGCGGAACGCGTGCGGAGAATTGTCGTTAAACTGCTGGAAAAGGAACAGGGGCTAAAAGTACATCCGGAAAAAGACACGAATCGTGAATAG
- a CDS encoding YmaF family protein — translation MQRKRPTVKKIKTGSKVQRHVHEFEGSTKLAEEGADRHNHRFAGVTGQAIRVGTSHVHEIDLERTDFLNHFHNLKKIRTGPAISVGNGKHVHFVTGQTTLNDGHVHQFNFATLIQSPLI, via the coding sequence ATGCAGAGGAAACGGCCTACAGTAAAGAAGATAAAAACAGGCTCTAAGGTACAGAGACACGTACATGAATTTGAAGGTAGCACTAAACTGGCTGAAGAAGGTGCAGATCGACACAACCATCGGTTTGCAGGTGTTACAGGACAAGCGATTCGGGTAGGAACGAGTCATGTCCATGAAATTGATTTGGAAAGAACTGATTTCCTGAACCATTTTCATAATTTGAAGAAGATTAGAACAGGACCAGCTATTTCCGTAGGAAACGGCAAACACGTACATTTTGTTACTGGTCAAACTACATTAAATGACGGTCACGTACATCAATTCAATTTCGCCACATTGATTCAATCACCGCTCATATAA
- a CDS encoding RNA polymerase sigma factor: MQRSMNRPVNHVLKSYETYAEMLFRIAIVHLGSREDAEEATQDTFIKLMEKAPDFKDAEHQKAWLIRVITNHCKTLLGRGWRKREVKLEGVDPVTADSPEDLVLLQLVLAMPVKYKTVIHLYYYEDYGIQEISKILQISESAVKMRLQRGRQLLKLELEGAETQ, from the coding sequence ATGCAGCGTTCCATGAACCGGCCGGTCAATCATGTGTTGAAGAGTTACGAAACCTACGCAGAAATGCTGTTCCGGATTGCTATTGTCCATCTGGGCAGCCGCGAGGATGCCGAAGAAGCCACTCAGGATACCTTCATCAAGCTGATGGAAAAAGCACCAGATTTCAAGGATGCCGAACATCAGAAGGCATGGCTGATCCGGGTAATCACCAATCATTGCAAAACACTACTGGGCAGAGGCTGGCGTAAGCGCGAGGTCAAACTGGAGGGCGTAGATCCAGTGACAGCAGATAGCCCTGAGGATTTGGTGCTGCTGCAGCTCGTGCTGGCGATGCCTGTGAAGTATAAGACCGTTATCCATCTGTATTATTACGAGGATTATGGCATCCAGGAGATCAGCAAGATACTACAGATCAGCGAGTCAGCCGTGAAGATGAGGCTTCAACGGGGACGACAGCTGTTAAAACTCGAGCTGGAAGGAGCGGAAACGCAGTGA
- a CDS encoding amylo-alpha-1,6-glucosidase, which yields MANRSTRNAEPESKILDEMKIVSLNEDNRGISFTNKEAAYYYTQSHRNNHVEHAYFEGLNISKSRIFSGYTLFADHLELDNQEGEVFVYPYKMLRRHGSLAEELWMFDYKNVLEIRLTGAHNTIGIELKGERIRFLSLHEEIVFFKSIEGGWVIAVGAAGNQPAAVEHGIVYTDAKAEGFYIAVGKNAAEAADLIQNTRRNIILLKNERIKRMENFLLENAYITSSSDSLALSLNWLNITMDQLVTRQQGDGIYAGLPWFNEYWGRDQFIALPGAVLVTGQFETAKHILLSFAKFQNTDNTSKYFGRVPNILALENVDYHTTDGTPRFIIQLQEYVKYSGDTAIIAELYPAVQNSIEGSIKHWVDDKGYLIHDDNETWMDARDANLKSYSPRDSRANDIQALWHNQLRAGVYFAEYMNDTDSAQKWSRIADKLQRNFEKDFRDRTHPYLADRLNAEDEPEFSLRPNQLFALDMIEDDHFKCKVICKAWEELVYPWGVASLDRNHPFFHPFHLTSHYHKDEAYHNGAVWIWLNGIAMQRMIESGQEETAYKLFKNMNWQALNLGVVGGLSENMDAYPQEGRNWAKLTGAYLQAWSNAEQLRVWYQYFLGIRPNMINRTLSIAPRIPMEIKDVQSRVKVGNGTITVTYKAAAEETYLYGFNGIELTAIIDISPFEVLQVEVEPDFELKVTRTELALTVTLLDSAGTTIKEITESRLPLRVERQLANNQVFKNVKFAEPRGLENHLLIAQMNDK from the coding sequence ATGGCTAACAGATCAACAAGGAATGCTGAGCCTGAATCCAAGATTCTGGATGAAATGAAAATAGTCTCTCTTAATGAAGACAATCGTGGAATTTCCTTTACCAATAAAGAGGCTGCTTATTATTATACTCAATCCCACCGGAACAATCATGTGGAGCATGCTTATTTTGAGGGATTGAACATTTCGAAAAGTAGAATTTTTAGCGGTTATACCTTATTTGCAGATCACCTAGAACTGGATAACCAAGAAGGCGAAGTCTTCGTATACCCCTATAAAATGTTGCGCAGGCATGGAAGTTTGGCAGAAGAACTGTGGATGTTCGACTATAAAAATGTACTGGAAATTCGACTTACCGGTGCTCATAACACCATCGGGATTGAATTAAAGGGAGAACGGATCAGATTTCTGAGCCTTCATGAAGAGATTGTTTTTTTTAAGTCAATCGAAGGCGGGTGGGTTATTGCTGTAGGTGCGGCAGGTAACCAGCCGGCAGCAGTTGAGCATGGAATCGTCTACACCGATGCCAAAGCGGAAGGCTTCTATATAGCCGTGGGCAAAAACGCTGCCGAAGCGGCAGACCTGATTCAGAATACGAGACGAAATATCATTCTTTTGAAAAATGAACGGATTAAGCGGATGGAGAATTTCTTGCTGGAGAATGCCTATATCACCAGCAGCAGTGATTCACTCGCTTTATCTTTGAATTGGTTGAATATAACCATGGACCAGTTGGTAACCAGACAGCAGGGAGACGGAATCTATGCCGGTCTTCCCTGGTTTAACGAATATTGGGGACGAGACCAATTTATCGCTCTTCCGGGAGCCGTATTGGTAACGGGACAATTTGAAACGGCTAAACATATCTTGCTGTCCTTTGCGAAATTTCAGAACACCGATAATACCTCCAAATATTTCGGCAGAGTACCCAATATCCTTGCCTTGGAAAATGTGGATTATCATACAACCGACGGGACTCCGCGGTTCATTATCCAATTGCAGGAATATGTAAAATACTCGGGGGATACAGCGATTATTGCAGAGCTTTATCCGGCGGTGCAGAACAGTATAGAAGGCTCCATTAAGCATTGGGTGGACGATAAAGGCTACCTAATACACGATGACAACGAAACCTGGATGGATGCGCGCGATGCCAATCTGAAGTCCTACTCCCCCAGAGACAGCCGGGCCAATGACATTCAAGCGCTGTGGCACAATCAGCTCCGGGCCGGAGTCTACTTCGCCGAGTACATGAACGACACCGACAGCGCTCAGAAATGGAGCAGGATTGCTGACAAGCTCCAAAGAAACTTTGAAAAAGATTTTAGGGATCGAACGCATCCCTATCTTGCTGACCGACTGAACGCGGAAGATGAGCCGGAATTCTCGCTACGACCGAACCAGTTGTTTGCCTTGGACATGATTGAAGACGATCACTTTAAATGTAAAGTAATTTGTAAGGCATGGGAAGAACTCGTTTATCCATGGGGAGTTGCTTCGTTGGACCGAAATCATCCATTTTTCCATCCCTTTCACTTAACCAGTCATTATCATAAAGATGAAGCCTACCACAATGGTGCAGTTTGGATCTGGCTGAATGGTATAGCGATGCAGCGTATGATTGAATCCGGGCAGGAAGAAACTGCTTATAAACTGTTCAAGAATATGAACTGGCAAGCGCTGAATCTGGGAGTAGTCGGTGGACTGAGCGAGAATATGGATGCTTACCCGCAGGAAGGTCGGAATTGGGCCAAACTTACGGGTGCTTACCTGCAAGCCTGGTCCAATGCAGAGCAGCTGCGTGTTTGGTATCAATATTTTTTAGGTATCCGGCCCAACATGATTAATCGCACCCTTTCGATTGCCCCGCGAATTCCTATGGAAATTAAGGATGTACAGTCTCGCGTCAAAGTTGGAAACGGAACAATTACCGTAACCTATAAAGCCGCAGCGGAAGAAACGTATCTTTACGGGTTTAACGGAATTGAACTCACGGCAATTATTGATATATCTCCTTTTGAGGTCTTACAGGTTGAGGTAGAACCTGATTTTGAGCTGAAAGTAACCCGGACCGAACTTGCACTGACAGTTACACTGCTTGATAGTGCAGGAACAACAATCAAAGAGATTACCGAATCACGATTGCCTTTACGCGTTGAGCGGCAACTGGCCAATAATCAGGTATTTAAGAATGTTAAGTTTGCAGAGCCAAGGGGCTTGGAGAATCATTTACTTATAGCCCAAATGAATGACAAGTAG
- a CDS encoding carbohydrate ABC transporter permease: MVSIFPVHPTFSSYEKLLSDSQFWRSFMISVERVGLGLIVNMSLMILAAYPLSKSSKQFRAQKVYMNIVIIAMLFSGGLIPTFMVVKGLHLLDSIWALILPGAVAVGNVILLMNAFRAVPKSLEEAATIDGASQWRILSTIYVPVVLPTIATVTLFTIVGHWNDYFGALVYINKTSNYPLQTYIQQLSIDAQNITDPQKLIEYAKISNRTLNAAKIVVSTLPLLLIYPFMQKYFVTGIVVGSLKE, from the coding sequence ATGGTAAGTATTTTTCCGGTGCATCCTACGTTCAGTTCCTATGAGAAGCTACTCTCGGACAGCCAGTTTTGGCGCTCATTTATGATTTCGGTAGAGCGGGTTGGCCTTGGTTTGATCGTCAACATGAGCCTGATGATTCTGGCCGCTTATCCGTTATCCAAAAGCTCAAAACAATTCCGGGCACAGAAGGTGTACATGAATATTGTGATTATCGCCATGCTGTTCTCCGGGGGTCTAATTCCAACCTTTATGGTAGTCAAAGGGCTTCATCTACTGGATTCTATCTGGGCTCTGATTCTGCCGGGAGCCGTGGCGGTCGGGAATGTCATTCTATTGATGAACGCGTTCCGGGCCGTGCCCAAATCCTTGGAGGAAGCTGCAACCATTGATGGGGCTTCGCAGTGGAGAATTCTCTCAACCATATACGTGCCTGTGGTGTTGCCTACAATTGCTACAGTAACGCTGTTCACGATTGTTGGGCATTGGAATGATTATTTCGGGGCTCTGGTCTATATTAACAAAACGTCAAACTATCCGTTGCAGACTTATATCCAGCAGCTCAGCATAGACGCGCAAAATATAACCGATCCGCAAAAGCTGATCGAATACGCCAAAATTTCGAACCGAACGCTAAATGCCGCCAAAATCGTTGTCTCAACATTGCCGCTGCTCTTAATTTACCCTTTTATGCAAAAATATTTTGTTACAGGAATTGTAGTAGGTTCTCTTAAAGAGTGA
- a CDS encoding ABC transporter permease, giving the protein MKNKKDQTAFHLMLAPSMVFLIIFSFIPMFGIVMAFQNYIPAKGISGSPWVGLDNFKFMFQIPDSRQILINTMVIAIWKIIVGTFVSIVFALLLNEIRVRFAKKFMQTVVYLPNFLSWAVLATVVMNIFSYEGPVNALLGWLGIDPILFMASNHWFRPMLVLTDVWKGFGYGSIIYLASLTAIDPGLYEASSIDGANRFKQLWYVTLPGLMPTILLVTTLNLPNVLNAGFDQIFNLYNPLVYATSDIIDTYVYRVGLVERQYSLGTAIGLLRSVVGIVLILSANKLAQKFTDYRIF; this is encoded by the coding sequence ATGAAAAATAAAAAAGACCAAACTGCGTTCCACCTTATGCTCGCACCGAGTATGGTATTCTTGATTATTTTCTCCTTCATTCCGATGTTCGGCATCGTAATGGCTTTTCAAAATTACATTCCGGCCAAAGGTATCAGCGGATCGCCATGGGTGGGACTTGATAATTTCAAGTTTATGTTTCAAATTCCCGACAGCAGGCAGATTTTAATCAACACCATGGTAATTGCCATATGGAAAATTATTGTGGGAACCTTTGTTTCGATTGTATTCGCCTTATTGTTAAATGAAATCCGCGTACGGTTTGCCAAAAAGTTTATGCAGACCGTTGTTTATTTGCCTAATTTTCTTTCCTGGGCCGTATTGGCTACAGTCGTGATGAATATTTTTTCGTACGAAGGTCCGGTCAACGCATTATTGGGATGGCTTGGCATTGATCCTATCTTGTTTATGGCCAGCAATCATTGGTTTAGACCTATGCTGGTGCTGACTGATGTGTGGAAAGGGTTTGGGTATGGCTCCATCATATACTTAGCCTCATTGACGGCTATTGATCCGGGACTTTATGAGGCGTCTTCCATCGACGGAGCCAATCGTTTTAAACAACTGTGGTATGTGACCTTGCCCGGCTTGATGCCTACCATATTACTTGTGACGACTTTAAATTTGCCCAATGTACTCAATGCCGGTTTTGACCAAATTTTCAATCTTTATAATCCCTTGGTTTACGCAACTTCCGATATTATTGACACTTATGTATACCGGGTAGGCTTAGTGGAGAGACAATACAGCTTGGGTACAGCCATCGGGCTCTTGCGGTCTGTTGTCGGAATCGTCCTCATTCTTTCTGCCAATAAGCTAGCTCAGAAGTTTACAGATTATCGAATTTTCTAA
- a CDS encoding extracellular solute-binding protein, giving the protein MKSKIKKSASILLTALLAASLAGCQNSNNNNTTQDSAVNLNDPAWKKAMTTPFEAYPETVNYTVGETATSYTSLAGTSYEGDNSTNNAWTRYFKNKLNVQNKVAFEANDGTDYVQKVSMAIVGGTIPDIMVVPDQTTLQQLYDNDLIADLTDAYKNCASDRIKEIYDSYDGRVLETARFDGKIMALPTTEISHGPGVLWLRKDWMDKLGLSEPKTMDDVENIITQFVEKDPGGNGAGKTVGLVVDNENVAGISGGPYELNNIFALYGAFPKQWIKDGSGKAAYGSVQPEMKPALAKLADIYKKGLIDRQFAVRTSDDRKALLTSGKSGSFMDNWWGSWTVADTLKLNPNAKWVSYVAPQSEDGSVTMFTGNPSSSYLVVRKGFEHPEVAVKMASLQFDYQRYLEKDTTVLKEFEDYSSNNIGGSPLAMNIDYYDAFYRNVGIYEDALKTGDSSKLLSNIDKNSYRSYKKYLDSVNNGEKPDSTAWAGYTSSITTANLVKNSKVKEINPIFFGTTPSMALKWPTLTKMELEMYLKIITGEQTPDAFDSFVSSWGKTGGDAITKEVNEALTSK; this is encoded by the coding sequence ATGAAATCGAAAATTAAAAAGTCTGCTTCTATCTTGTTGACAGCGCTTTTAGCTGCTTCTCTCGCAGGCTGTCAAAACTCCAATAACAACAATACCACCCAAGATTCTGCGGTCAATTTGAATGATCCGGCATGGAAGAAAGCCATGACGACACCTTTTGAAGCCTATCCTGAAACCGTTAACTATACGGTTGGAGAGACAGCGACTAGCTATACGTCGCTTGCGGGGACATCTTATGAGGGAGATAATTCTACCAACAATGCTTGGACAAGATATTTTAAAAATAAACTCAACGTGCAAAACAAAGTTGCATTTGAAGCGAATGACGGCACGGATTATGTTCAAAAGGTTTCGATGGCCATTGTAGGGGGCACTATTCCCGACATCATGGTGGTTCCCGACCAGACCACCCTACAACAGCTCTATGATAACGATCTGATTGCGGATTTGACGGATGCCTATAAAAACTGTGCCAGCGACCGAATCAAGGAGATTTACGATTCCTATGATGGCCGTGTTCTGGAGACCGCCAGGTTTGACGGCAAAATAATGGCGCTGCCAACTACCGAAATTTCACACGGCCCGGGTGTGCTTTGGTTGCGTAAAGACTGGATGGACAAACTGGGCCTCTCCGAGCCCAAAACGATGGATGATGTAGAAAATATTATTACTCAATTTGTAGAGAAAGATCCCGGCGGCAATGGAGCCGGAAAAACGGTCGGTCTTGTGGTCGACAATGAAAATGTCGCCGGAATATCCGGGGGGCCATATGAATTGAACAACATTTTTGCGCTGTATGGCGCCTTCCCGAAACAGTGGATTAAGGATGGAAGCGGCAAGGCGGCTTATGGTTCCGTGCAGCCTGAAATGAAACCTGCCCTTGCAAAGCTGGCGGATATATACAAAAAGGGATTGATTGACCGACAATTCGCCGTGCGAACATCCGACGACCGAAAGGCGCTGCTTACCAGCGGAAAGAGCGGTTCGTTCATGGACAACTGGTGGGGAAGCTGGACGGTGGCGGATACGCTTAAACTGAACCCGAATGCCAAGTGGGTTTCTTATGTGGCTCCGCAATCGGAGGATGGCTCAGTTACGATGTTCACCGGCAATCCTTCGAGCAGTTACCTTGTGGTTCGGAAGGGGTTCGAGCATCCGGAAGTTGCTGTAAAAATGGCCAGCCTTCAGTTTGATTACCAACGTTATCTGGAAAAGGACACAACCGTTTTGAAGGAGTTTGAGGACTACAGCAGCAATAATATCGGAGGCTCTCCGCTGGCCATGAATATCGATTACTATGATGCATTTTACCGTAATGTCGGGATTTATGAGGATGCGCTAAAGACTGGTGACAGCAGCAAATTGCTCAGCAACATTGATAAGAACTCCTATCGCTCTTACAAGAAATATCTGGACAGTGTAAACAACGGAGAGAAGCCGGACTCGACCGCGTGGGCTGGGTATACTTCGAGCATCACAACTGCCAACCTGGTCAAGAATTCAAAGGTTAAGGAGATTAACCCTATCTTTTTTGGAACAACGCCTTCCATGGCGCTGAAGTGGCCGACATTGACGAAAATGGAGCTTGAAATGTATTTGAAGATCATTACCGGAGAGCAAACCCCCGATGCATTTGATAGTTTTGTGAGCAGTTGGGGAAAAACCGGCGGCGATGCGATTACAAAGGAAGTCAACGAAGCACTCACCTCCAAATGA
- a CDS encoding response regulator transcription factor, whose protein sequence is MLSILVVDDQREEREGIEFLIHELGFPLHVETAENGRKALDYLEQKSVDILFTDVRMPLMDGLQLSKKALSLQSQLKVILFSGFAEFEYAKTAISLGVSEYLLKPINVEAFQNSMQKVIDQLTEQKQENVASQIKQGFVKKHVLFNLVNGLGMPSPMKDVSFGLPNHYHGMVLMEFEKNFFENVEPDFEEFILSLLEGQIDYLNLNDCQSLLLFSQLQSWSFYSVHELGMHIRDSILKKYKVNCYLAINDEITMLPDLSTALIQLDQLMEYRFFSPDYFVFDVKKDFYFSDDRLPELSDNDLVNKIRSDLMDRDFFSLRANTDLLYQKYAKQPQFSQLYVKYMFSSLYQEIMTYSAPITEIELSREIEKLYKSEELKEIKEIIFEGIARLEQEYSRSEFLNRDIASVKQYIEDHYGEDLSLDLLAAKVHLSPHYLSSIFKKNTGYGLNKYIKNVRMKIAKELLMQTHLKVSDICYKVGFQNVSYFCQNFRDFFGQTPEKFRQLNQK, encoded by the coding sequence ATGTTAAGCATATTAGTAGTAGATGACCAAAGGGAAGAACGGGAGGGTATTGAATTTCTCATTCATGAACTGGGGTTTCCCCTCCATGTCGAAACGGCGGAAAACGGACGAAAAGCTCTCGATTATTTAGAGCAAAAATCCGTAGATATCCTCTTTACTGATGTTAGAATGCCATTAATGGATGGACTGCAGCTTTCAAAAAAAGCTTTAAGCCTTCAATCCCAATTGAAAGTTATTCTGTTCAGCGGCTTCGCCGAATTTGAATATGCAAAAACGGCCATCTCCCTCGGCGTTTCTGAATATCTCCTCAAACCGATCAATGTTGAAGCATTTCAAAATTCCATGCAAAAAGTAATTGATCAGTTAACGGAGCAAAAACAGGAAAATGTCGCTTCGCAAATTAAACAAGGTTTTGTTAAGAAACATGTGCTTTTTAATCTGGTTAACGGCTTGGGAATGCCGTCCCCAATGAAGGATGTTTCTTTCGGTCTACCCAATCATTATCATGGAATGGTTTTGATGGAATTTGAAAAGAATTTTTTTGAGAATGTCGAACCGGATTTCGAGGAATTTATCTTGTCTTTGTTAGAGGGGCAGATTGATTACTTAAATCTAAATGATTGTCAAAGTCTGCTGCTGTTCTCCCAGCTTCAATCATGGTCTTTCTATTCAGTCCATGAATTAGGCATGCATATACGAGACAGCATACTAAAGAAATATAAAGTGAATTGCTACCTTGCTATTAATGATGAAATCACCATGTTACCGGATCTTTCGACGGCTCTGATTCAATTAGATCAACTGATGGAATACCGATTCTTCTCACCGGATTATTTTGTATTTGATGTCAAAAAAGATTTTTATTTTTCTGATGATAGGCTCCCCGAACTATCAGATAATGATTTAGTAAACAAAATCAGAAGTGATTTGATGGATAGGGATTTTTTTAGTCTTAGAGCCAATACAGATTTATTGTATCAAAAATATGCGAAGCAGCCTCAATTCTCTCAATTATATGTCAAGTATATGTTTTCCTCTTTGTATCAGGAAATTATGACTTATTCAGCACCTATCACTGAAATAGAGTTGAGTCGAGAAATCGAAAAACTATACAAATCAGAAGAATTAAAGGAAATAAAAGAAATCATATTTGAAGGTATTGCTCGTCTTGAACAAGAGTACAGCCGTTCGGAATTTTTAAATCGAGATATTGCCTCTGTAAAGCAGTACATCGAGGATCATTATGGCGAGGATTTGAGTTTGGATCTTCTTGCTGCAAAGGTACATTTGTCTCCTCATTATTTAAGTTCAATTTTTAAGAAAAATACGGGTTACGGATTAAACAAGTATATTAAAAACGTTCGTATGAAAATAGCGAAAGAATTGCTGATGCAGACACATCTAAAAGTATCGGACATTTGCTATAAAGTGGGATTCCAAAACGTTTCTTATTTTTGCCAAAATTTCAGAGATTTTTTCGGGCAAACTCCTGAGAAATTCCGACAGCTGAATCAGAAATAA
- a CDS encoding sensor histidine kinase: MQIWRAFKQRIGDFRFQTKIKLSFLLVSMIPVIVLGSFCFSKTRSLLVQQSKADLNATLTQSVLAVNNLLDVYNKLMNFLSFNQEIINAANNTYTSQYEMYDQLTNVIDQNFYIARYLNPGVEQITLYTGTNLPQHGNTVIPIDEIRRTSWYPNIMKSVDVLWSASEKNIYSVRRILSTKQRNPKDNILFARVNYDKLFTTFEPLQSHGSEIIILDSSGNTVYSSRANRENPDIPVTAKTADRLHWHGESYTVLSSTVPLAGWNVYLYKPTSLITKSAWWIALIVLLMIAACIAAVVVAGTLFSRRIMLPIHRLHKSMKLVGEGNLEIKVSSESKDEIGDLIRGFGNMVGKTKTLIDTVYVAEIARKEYEMKALQAQINPHFLYNSLSLINWRALRIHATDISEMAQLLSTFYRTTLNKGENLILVSDEILNVQSYINIQLIMHNNNFKVDYQIDDSILSCLMPNLMLQPLVENAIIHGIENREDGDGIIHLSAKKEEQSMVLQITDNGVGVEQERLVLLLKSQSKGYGLKNVNDRAILMYGEQYGLTINSVVGEGTQVTLKIPYVELKVD; this comes from the coding sequence ATGCAGATATGGCGGGCTTTTAAACAGAGAATCGGTGACTTTCGATTTCAAACCAAAATAAAGCTTTCTTTTTTACTGGTAAGTATGATTCCTGTGATTGTTCTCGGAAGTTTTTGCTTCTCGAAAACCAGGTCACTCTTAGTGCAGCAATCAAAAGCCGATCTAAATGCCACATTAACTCAAAGTGTCTTAGCTGTAAACAATCTACTAGATGTTTATAATAAATTAATGAACTTTCTGAGCTTCAATCAAGAAATTATAAATGCCGCGAACAACACTTATACCAGTCAATATGAAATGTATGATCAGTTAACTAACGTAATCGATCAAAACTTCTATATCGCACGTTACTTGAATCCTGGTGTAGAACAAATCACGCTTTATACTGGGACTAATTTACCTCAACACGGAAACACCGTAATCCCTATAGATGAAATAAGGAGAACCTCCTGGTACCCGAATATAATGAAATCGGTTGATGTTCTTTGGTCTGCCAGTGAAAAAAACATATATAGTGTCCGCAGAATCCTTAGCACGAAACAAAGAAATCCCAAAGATAATATTCTATTTGCACGGGTTAACTATGATAAACTATTCACAACTTTTGAGCCCCTCCAATCTCACGGCTCGGAGATTATTATATTGGACTCAAGCGGAAATACCGTCTATTCCTCGAGAGCTAACCGTGAAAATCCGGATATTCCGGTTACCGCTAAGACAGCCGATAGGTTGCATTGGCATGGAGAGAGCTACACCGTCTTGTCTTCTACTGTCCCGCTTGCGGGATGGAACGTATATTTATATAAGCCGACAAGTCTAATCACAAAGTCCGCATGGTGGATTGCCTTGATCGTCCTGTTGATGATTGCCGCCTGCATCGCGGCAGTTGTGGTGGCGGGCACTCTCTTTTCTCGTAGAATTATGTTGCCTATTCATCGACTGCATAAAAGCATGAAGCTTGTTGGAGAAGGGAATTTGGAAATTAAAGTCTCTAGCGAGTCTAAAGATGAAATTGGTGATCTGATCAGAGGATTTGGAAATATGGTGGGGAAAACCAAGACTCTTATTGATACTGTGTATGTGGCAGAAATCGCACGCAAGGAATATGAGATGAAAGCTCTGCAGGCGCAAATCAACCCTCATTTCCTTTACAATTCCCTCTCTTTAATTAATTGGAGAGCACTGCGAATCCATGCGACGGATATTAGTGAAATGGCACAGCTTTTATCAACATTTTATCGTACTACTCTCAATAAGGGAGAGAATCTTATATTGGTTTCGGATGAAATTCTTAATGTGCAGTCCTATATTAATATCCAATTGATTATGCACAACAACAATTTCAAAGTGGACTATCAGATTGATGATTCCATTCTTTCTTGCCTTATGCCCAATTTGATGCTCCAACCTTTAGTCGAAAATGCGATCATTCATGGAATTGAAAACCGTGAAGACGGTGATGGAATAATACATCTCTCAGCCAAGAAAGAAGAGCAAAGTATGGTTCTACAGATAACTGACAATGGGGTTGGAGTGGAGCAAGAGCGGCTTGTTCTTTTGCTTAAATCTCAATCTAAAGGTTATGGACTTAAAAATGTAAATGATCGAGCGATTCTAATGTACGGCGAACAGTATGGACTGACGATCAATAGTGTTGTCGGAGAAGGGACTCAAGTTACACTCAAAATTCCTTATGTAGAACTTAAAGTAGACTAA
- a CDS encoding TetR/AcrR family transcriptional regulator, giving the protein MASKKQAVIEAGTRLFYSQGILQTSMEQIAEAAPVAKMTIYNYFQSKEGLLDAVIDNLLETLMTLSREVMDSAQNPLEALSLFYHDRDRFAMDISETFIRDLMTSFPDQLTRMTEFNRKVVIPEFESLIFKGQQLGQIRKDISPHILITFVTFMKEFAKRPDLYDGMGSLDVLSEQLMTILYHGIIHPDHKVAGDGALGNSL; this is encoded by the coding sequence ATGGCGAGCAAGAAGCAGGCGGTAATTGAAGCAGGCACGCGTTTATTCTATAGTCAAGGGATTCTGCAGACCAGTATGGAGCAGATTGCGGAAGCTGCTCCGGTGGCCAAGATGACGATTTATAATTATTTTCAGAGCAAGGAAGGCTTGCTTGATGCGGTGATCGACAATCTGCTGGAAACGTTAATGACGCTGTCCCGTGAAGTGATGGATTCGGCCCAGAACCCGCTGGAGGCGCTGTCGCTGTTCTACCATGACCGTGACCGGTTCGCGATGGATATCTCTGAGACTTTCATCCGTGACCTGATGACCTCCTTCCCGGACCAGCTGACCCGGATGACTGAGTTCAACCGCAAGGTCGTTATACCTGAGTTCGAAAGCCTGATCTTTAAGGGCCAGCAGCTGGGCCAGATCCGCAAAGATATTTCCCCCCATATTCTGATCACTTTCGTGACCTTTATGAAGGAATTCGCCAAACGCCCCGATCTCTACGACGGCATGGGCAGTCTGGATGTGCTGAGCGAGCAGCTGATGACGATCCTGTACCACGGGATTATCCATCCGGATCATAAGGTGGCCGGGGATGGCGCGCTTGGGAATTCCCTCTAA